Genomic segment of Apostichopus japonicus isolate 1M-3 chromosome 8, ASM3797524v1, whole genome shotgun sequence:
GTAAACGTTGTCAAAATATTCGATTGCGTGACCAAAAAACCAATGGCTAAAATTAATTCAAGGTAAAGTGGTTTTCTGGATACTTAACAATCGCAAAAAAGAGGACGATCCAATTTGCAGGtattttgacctctgaccttatacccatgacgtcatcaatcacgcagACACACGTATACACTCACGTACACACTCACAAATAacttcctcacatttctgatgtggggtgaagtacaTCGTCTCATCTCCCTACACATTACCTGTAGAGAGATGAGATAATTATGGAAGGTCGATATCTAAGTTCATTAACCTATTTCAATTTTGTGGATGTCGATTAATATTTCTAATATTGAACAACATGAAGGAACTGACGCCAGCTTATTTAGTTTACTATAGGAGTTCTGTGACAAAGAAGTTTCTCTGGGGTGGTGACTTTCGAggagattaataataataataatcatagtaATATTACtatttatgtaaataataatgttaataataataaaaataataataaaataataataataattattaatattattaatattatcattattattattagaagtTTTTTTTACGACGCcttaagcaaccacaaatgtgggagaaacccgtaagggcttatggattacaacttacacgtcgggcggctgccaattcaacattttaactcaaagttggaatcttttcaatttaaaaagacatttcagatgggaaaccgtagattgctcttggatgacaAACCCACCTTAcaatgacccggccgggtatcgaacccggaaacTCCCGATTGCTAAGTCTCATTGATTCAATTGCCACCgcttttatccactcggccacctTACAAACCTTACAACATCAAATGTATAAGACAGGAACTGAAACTGATTGGTATTATGTTATGCCCTCTTTACAATAATTGAAATGTTCCATATGAAATATAAACtatttttcttctctatctggTTACCAGGATGAATCAAAACAGGTTTTGTCATTCGTCTcaacaaacaaatatgtaaGATATTTCACTTTCCAATTAACAagctttattatttttatcaattttaatacCAAGATATTACAGTGTGACttattttgattttgttatGTGCTTAAATTGTCCACGCATTTATGATCAAACTCGAATGGACGCACACATGAATGCACCCCAGGTATACACGCACCCGCTCACGCCCATAGACGCCTCAGTCGAGGCCGAGGGGAGCAAGTGGGGTAGGGGTTAATGGTTCAGTCGGGGATGTGTTGCATTCAGCCAcggaagaattagaccactgaTGTTGAGGTGTACATCCGTTTTTCAACCACCACACAAAGATCAACAGCCTgttttagcacaaccttgcatggatggatggatggatggatggatggatggatggatggatggatggatggatggatggatggatggatggatggatggatggatggatggatggatggatggatggatggatggatggatggatggatggatggatggatggatggatggatggatggatggatggatggatggatggatggatggatggatggatggatggatggatggatggatggatggatggatggatggatggatggatggatggatggatggatggatggatggatggatggatggatggatggatggatggatggatggatggatggatggatggatggatggatggatggatggatggatggatggatggatggatggatggatggatggatggatggatggatggatggatggatggatggatggatggatggatggatggatggatggatggatggatggatggatggatggatggatggatggatggatggatggatggatggatggatggatggatggatggatggatggatggatggatggatggatggatggatggatggatggatggatggatggatggatggatggatggatggatggatggatggatggatggatggatggatggatggatggatggatggatggatggatggatggatggatggatggatggatggatggatggatggatggatggatggatggatggatggatggatggatggatggatggatatatggatatatggatggatggatggatatatggatagatcgatagatataTGGATTGATAGATTGATATATAACAATATCACAATGAAATTCAACTTAACTTGAAACCTTTGGGATAATACTTTGCACGACTCTATTGAATGACTCGGCCCAAGTCAGAAAACTTACTGGTAAAGAAGACGTCTCGAAGTGACTGGTTACAAACCTATATGTGTTACAGCTATCGGCGGTAGATTTGTACGCTGCATATCATGAGGTTTTATCGGCATATCATTTTATCCTGTTTCAGTGACAATGTATATAAACAAACGTTTACGGATTGAAGCATATTGTAGACCCTAAACTGGGTACCATATTCAATCAAGATATCTCAACTGATTGCTTGCACGTTTTCCTACACAAAATGAAGCTCGGTTAAGCAGTCCGCAAATGACAGAAACCTGCTTATGCATGGCAACtattaatatgatattttattgCCATTGTATTACATACTTGTCTGAGTTTCTTTGAAGGATTAAAGATAACATTTCTTTGATCaagttatttcatttcatttgtttcGTTCTTTCAGGAATGGACAGACGAGTACCTTACTTGGAATCCTGATGATTATGATGGTATTGAGAAGATTACGTTAGGAAAAGATCAGATCTGGTTTCCAGATATAACAACTTTTGAAAGGTACGACGATGGGTGGATTGAAATTATCTTTATATTGGAAGATGAAGCCCATGTTTCTAATGAGTGATTATTtatagggtgtgaagactcgcgcacaaagaacgtctcatgccggtaatctgacctagtttcaaatgaggtgtgacagaagtgttagacaccaccatcgatcccagaaaatacacacacagcttgctaccgtcggtaattagacataAGTGTACTGTCAATACATATAGCTACGGTCAATAACCAAaaaacagtgtacatagcagcgtggacatctcaggtctagataaaagataacaaagtatcacgtttcattactgtctgcattttgtagcgacaagaagaaaacgtcatttgcaagcaacggaaagttaactttttctgaGCGCGGCACGAggttttggggcgagtctttaatgccttttaGGACGACAACCTTTACAGGAAAATTGAGCTAGACCAGACTCACAGGCAAAGTTTGTTCTACTATTAAGATAGTTTAGAATAAGAGTACATAataacattttcacattttgaataGTTGCTTTGAAGGTAATTTTGCAGAGATGATACTGATATTGACCTCCTATGCAGTAAAGATATTAAATGATGATAACCTGTAAACACTTTCCAAACGTTATTTGTCAATATTTGTCCTCCTCATATGGCTGTGATGACAATGACAGAGTTGGAAACGGACCAGCTGAAGCTAACATGGAAGACACTTTTGTAACCGCAGACTACCGAGGCAACTTGGTCTATTACAATCTCGTGTTCCTGTCGGTGTTTTGCAAGATGGACGTCCGTCTCTTCCCGTACGATACTCACTCATGCCCTGCTCGATTTTTGTCTTTCGCCTACGAAGGGGATGCCGTAAGTTTTGTTACATGCTTCAACTGTAGTTATTTCAATAAGAAAAACACCCGAAGGTATATCGAAACCTTGGTAACGGATTTTAACGCAGTTTCTGAGTTGACTTGgatagtttttttctttctcgaCGACACTTTTCTATACTTAAAACCATATATAATAATGTAGTTTATTATCTTGAGCAATACACTTTCATATATATAGGATAATGAAATAGAGgtcaatattttcaatttcctCTTCGAAGGACTTGTACCTTTCTATCATATAGCGCCGGATCGAAGTCCCCTTCTGATAATGTATGTaagtattttagatcctcctgctagcaggaactcgcaaagaagcctcattggcttatcaaagccgccagttgaccgaagtcagtctcttacatttatatttaacgtccatgattatgaattgtcaattgtcaataactctgtaactggacgacatacattaatcttggagtgactctaaccagggaccttatgattggaaggcaccggcgttaaccactgagctaacactccacagaGTGAAGAGTTCCTACTATATAATGAAGAGTTCCTATATACGTGCCTGAAAAGGCATTCTTCACTGACTATAGTTCAGTGTACTGAAACAGTATGCCAGCTATAATATAATGTCATACCGTTATGAGTTTATGAAATCATGCATGCCAATTTACAATATACTGTTACACCGGCGCGAAGCGTTTAATTGATTGTGTTTTGTACAGGCTACGTTATACCGGTATACCGCCAAAAGTCATACCGTCTGTATATATCGTCATGTTACAGGTTGCAGTTTTCAATACCAATGACTCCGATAGTAGCGAAACAGCCCTAAAGAACAACGGTGTTTGGGCGGTTGCCCATTATCATTTTGAAGAAGTTGAAATCAAATATCCGTGTTGTCCACTACCGTACAGAGAAGTGCACTTTACCATGGACATACGGAGGGAGAGTGGATTTTACGTTCTTAATGTCGGTATACCAACGTTACTGTTATCACTAACTACTCTGTCGGTTTTCTTACTTCATCCCGAGTGTGGTGAGAAGATATCTCTATGCGTCAACAATGTCTTAGCTTGGATCATTTTTCAACAACTGTTGACAATGAACATGCCACCTACTGGAGACCAAACTCCTATTGTGGGTAAGTGTCCAGTCTTGCTTTCAATGACGCCTCTACTTATAAAGTGGTGTTAcaatttgtttctaaatataAAGACAGCAGGTGAGGCAAATCCAAATGGTGGAGGGGAGCCGGGAGAGAGGACCGGAGAAATACtcccaacaagttttgttcgaAAACCTCAAAAGTGCCCTTTTCTATAGTGCCTCTGGTAAGTCTTGCTTAATGAAAAAGAAACACTTCGTTATTTGCAAGATATCTTCACTTGTTTTGAGAAATGAAATAATCTGTTCTTAGAAAATGCAATTTTGttggaaattaaacaaaatagtaACTGAAATGTATCGTTTCTTGAAGCACATTTGAGGTGATTTTGTGGTTTGCCCGTGACCTGTCCCAATCCCCGCCTCCCCACACCAGTCACCCCCAAGATTGTACCACTGGCTGGTTCTGTCAGCCAGATTAGATCCAGTTTGGTGTTAATGGTAGTACGATTTTTGGTGTTTCTATTTTTCAGCTTATTACTTTGCAGTGGTCATCACTATCAGTTTTCTCTCGGTTCTCACGACGTGCGTCACTCTTAGTATTTACCACACCAAAACCAACCGTCCCCTACCAGGACTACTTAGGCAGGTTTTGCTCATCGGAGGACGAAATTCCAGTCACAGAAGTTTAAAGCCTACTAAGTTAGAAGTTTCTatgtaggtcaaagttcaataATTGATTTTATCCAAACTACCCACTTTGGTTTGAATGCCACATAATATTATGCTATTTTGAATCATATGTGTACATGTAACTATTAAACTTCAATGCACTATCCAAACAGAAAGGTCACGTGCACAGTTCACCGTAGGCTACACACAGTCGGTTTGTGTTTATTAACAGGTTCGTCCAGAGGAAAAATTTACGCTAAACAGACGGAAGAGAAATATATTCTAGGCATCCTAGTGAAACTTGCAATCGATTTCTACTTACCATTTTCGAGATTACAACATTTGAATTTGACACGTTTTTTCGCAATAAAAGTTCATTTATGGTACAAACTGTAACTGTGACAATTTTAAATCTCAATATCTCGAGGACGCGCCATACATACAGGAGGAATTGGATGTAAACTTCCCTATACGGGCATGCTTAgaaaatgttcctctttcagctgtcaaaaagcaaaaaacaaaatatgtcccCTGGACTATCGTTTGAAATCGGCGAATGGGTGTGCTCTAAGATGGGTCCTTGTTTACTTAAAGTTTCCATGTATGCCATTTAGAAACTTTGATCACAAACTA
This window contains:
- the LOC139971050 gene encoding acetylcholine receptor subunit alpha-like, with product MDERKNIFLKAATVTLFMVQFAFRRGETAELSAPKRLADDLLRNYGSPFVRPVRNHTNMVNVYFRPRPVWFADFDESKQVLSFVSTNKYEWTDEYLTWNPDDYDGIEKITLGKDQIWFPDITTFERVGNGPAEANMEDTFVTADYRGNLVYYNLVFLSVFCKMDVRLFPYDTHSCPARFLSFAYEGDAVAVFNTNDSDSSETALKNNGVWAVAHYHFEEVEIKYPCCPLPYREVHFTMDIRRESGFYVLNVGIPTLLLSLTTLSVFLLHPECGEKISLCVNNVLAWIIFQQLLTMNMPPTGDQTPIVAYYFAVVITISFLSVLTTCVTLSIYHTKTNRPLPGLLRQVLLIGGRNSSHRSLKPTKLEVSMPKKTEGLLRNSRCMEARGHEFSSFDSAVQAPGMSDRRSSKGDSNRGTNNSMGTTDGMTPLTMPGSDDTDDETAGASFETEWVKAAIRIDVILFILSLSAMTLAALYCAMLFKFHKPDHDHDELETGDEDHHDD